Proteins co-encoded in one Leucobacter exalbidus genomic window:
- a CDS encoding metal ABC transporter permease produces MSYFALAAIELTLLGLLSGIAGTLIVLRRRSFFAVALSHATFPGGVVFAIAGWNLLLGQALFAVVLVLVMTALARVPGQGRQVASGIVLAFGFALGTLLTSLNPGLGVPVDALLVGSPLAVTPTDIGITAIVLLVTLVVAATYGRRMLFHTFDPTGFRAAGYRQWPVELVVTAIITAAVVVAMPAVGAILGVAVLIGPAAAARVLAPRVEWVPPIAAALGVAGGLVGLWISREFSVAAGGAIGLTMAGLFLVALIISSGLRGANRLRARETRKVRYREGDQIDVGGSA; encoded by the coding sequence ATGAGCTATTTCGCACTCGCGGCCATCGAACTCACCCTGCTCGGCCTGCTCTCGGGCATCGCCGGCACACTGATCGTGCTGCGCCGCCGCTCCTTCTTCGCCGTCGCGCTCAGCCACGCCACTTTTCCTGGCGGCGTGGTATTCGCAATCGCCGGCTGGAATCTGCTGCTCGGCCAAGCCCTGTTCGCGGTTGTGCTGGTGCTCGTAATGACGGCCCTCGCACGCGTACCCGGGCAGGGCCGCCAGGTCGCCAGTGGCATCGTGCTCGCCTTTGGGTTCGCGCTCGGCACCCTGCTCACCAGCCTCAACCCGGGGCTCGGCGTGCCCGTCGATGCGCTGCTCGTGGGATCGCCGCTCGCGGTCACCCCCACCGACATCGGCATCACGGCCATCGTGCTGCTCGTCACACTGGTGGTCGCGGCAACGTATGGCCGCCGCATGCTGTTTCACACTTTTGACCCCACCGGATTTCGTGCGGCGGGCTACCGCCAGTGGCCCGTCGAACTCGTGGTCACCGCCATCATCACGGCCGCCGTGGTCGTAGCGATGCCCGCGGTGGGCGCCATCTTGGGCGTCGCCGTGCTCATCGGCCCGGCCGCGGCCGCGCGCGTGCTCGCCCCCCGCGTCGAATGGGTGCCCCCCATTGCCGCCGCCCTCGGTGTTGCCGGCGGGCTCGTGGGGCTGTGGATCTCACGCGAGTTCTCGGTCGCAGCGGGCGGTGCGATCGGCCTCACCATGGCCGGATTGTTCCTCGTCGCCCTGATCATCAGCTCCGGTCTGCGCGGCGCAAACAGGCTTCGTGCGCGTGAGACCAGAAAAGTTCGGTACCGTGAAGGGGACCAGATCGACGTAGGAGGTAGCGCGTGA
- a CDS encoding metal ABC transporter permease, translated as MQLIQLADLGPFSFFALPFMWRALVTIALLAVASGVVGLFVSFRDLEFVSDGLVHAVLPGLVIGAAFGGTDAVLPGALAAALIAAVLFTLLERRGIDADSAIAVVLTGLFSLGVVLVSRQDGYVSQLQELLFGRLLTVTSTQLWQIAIVAVLAVAVIVVTGRAQLFRAFDRVGSEAAGFSVLRTDLALSVAVALLVVAGVQALGVLMVIALTVVPMAVARLVTRRFAWLVPIAILTPLIAGITGLTLAFDWSVRLGATVSPGAVVVLILVALYAVAVAARLLTGAAVRKATPLKARPGNAQPGKVQPGSAQPGRSHSARDQSGERA; from the coding sequence GTGCAACTGATCCAGCTCGCAGATCTCGGCCCGTTCAGCTTCTTCGCGCTCCCATTCATGTGGCGCGCGCTCGTCACCATCGCACTGCTCGCGGTCGCCTCGGGCGTCGTCGGGCTCTTCGTCAGCTTTCGCGACCTCGAATTCGTGAGCGACGGCCTCGTGCACGCCGTACTGCCCGGCCTCGTCATCGGCGCGGCCTTCGGCGGCACCGACGCCGTGCTGCCCGGAGCGCTCGCCGCAGCCCTAATCGCGGCCGTGCTCTTTACCCTGCTTGAACGCCGCGGCATCGACGCCGACTCAGCCATCGCCGTGGTACTGACGGGCCTGTTCAGCCTCGGCGTGGTGCTCGTCTCGCGCCAAGACGGCTACGTTTCGCAGTTGCAAGAATTGCTCTTTGGGCGGTTGCTCACGGTGACGAGCACGCAGCTGTGGCAGATCGCCATCGTGGCGGTGCTGGCGGTCGCCGTGATCGTGGTCACCGGCCGCGCCCAGCTCTTTCGCGCGTTCGACCGGGTGGGCTCAGAGGCCGCCGGGTTCAGCGTGCTGCGCACCGACCTCGCACTGTCAGTCGCGGTCGCGCTGCTCGTGGTGGCCGGCGTGCAGGCCCTCGGCGTGCTCATGGTGATCGCCCTCACCGTGGTGCCGATGGCGGTCGCCAGGCTTGTGACCCGCCGCTTCGCGTGGCTCGTGCCGATCGCGATCCTCACCCCGCTCATCGCCGGCATCACCGGGCTCACGCTCGCCTTTGACTGGTCGGTGCGCCTCGGCGCCACCGTGTCACCCGGCGCCGTGGTCGTGCTCATTCTCGTGGCGCTCTATGCGGTTGCGGTCGCGGCACGGTTGCTGACGGGCGCTGCAGTGCGGAAGGCTACGCCTCTGAAAGCTCGGCCAGGGAACGCTCAGCCTGGGAAAGTTCAGCCGGGGAGCGCGCAGCCTGGGCGTTCGCACTCTGCGCGAGATCAGTCGGGGGAGCGCGCATGA